The genome window TGCTGAAGTACAAAACTGGCTAAAAAACACCATTATCCTGATCCAGCCGAGTTTGAACCCTGATGGTTTAGAGCGTTTTGCCACCTGGGCCAATATGCACAAAGGCCAATCACCAGTTGCCGACCCACAAAGCCGCGAACATATTGAACCCTGGCCTAATGGTCGTCCTAACCATTATTGGTTTGACTTAAACCGTGATTGGCTGCCGTTAGAGCATCCGGAAAGTCGTGCCCGTATCGCTCAGTTTTATAAATGGCGTCCTGCTGTGTTGGGCGATTTTCATGAAATGGGCCCAAACAGTACCTTCTTTTTTCAGCCCGGTATTCCAACCCGTACTTACCCTTTAACACCAACCGCCAATCAACAATTGACGGCTAAAATTGCCGATTACCATGCCGCAGCGTTGGATAAAAAAGGCCGCTTGTATTACACCGAAGAAAGTTTTGACGATTTTTATGTAGGTAAAGGCTCAACTTACCCAGACGTAAACGCCAGCGTGGGGATTTTGTTTGAGCAAGCCAGCAGCCGTGGTCATCTGCAGGACAGCATTAATGGGCCTTTGCCTTTTAGCAAAACTGTGGAAAATCAGTATATTGCTTCGTTATCGACCCTTCGTGGTTCAGTAGCGCAGAAAAATGCGCTGCAAAGTTATCAGAAAGCTTTTGTGCTGGAATCAGAGCGGCTGGCCGCCGATGATGCCACTCAGGGTTATGTGGTTGCTGAGGCTGCGGATAAAACCCGCTTAGAAGCACTGCTGGCGTTATTAAAACAACATCAGATCAAAGCTTACCCCATCAATGAAAGGTGGCAGCATAAAGGCCAGACTTACCAAAAAGGTCAGGCTTATTATATTCCACTGCAACAGCCACAGTATCTGCTGTTAAAAGCCGCATTCAGCACTCAGACCAACTTTCAGGACAATACCTTTTACGACGTATCGGCCTGGACCTTACCTTATGCCTTTAATATTGAATTTAGCACTGTAGGCCGTAAACCTTCTGGAGTTGCTGAAGAGCAATGGTCGCCGCAGCCTGAATCTGTGTTGATGCCATCGGCCGGTGCTTATGCTTATGCCTTTGATTGGGCCGATCAAAAGGCGCCTTTGCTCACTCAGGCGCTGTTAGAGCAAGGTGTAGTATTACGAGCTGCCAGTAAGCCTTTTTTTGCCAAAACTGCTGACGGAGAACAAGCTTTTAGTGCCGGAGCTATCGTCATTGCCGCAGGTTTACAGCAACACAACAATTGGTTTGAACGTTTAGGTAAAGCTCAGCAACAAGCAGGTTTAGCTATCACAGCCCTTACTTCGGGTTTGACCGCCAAGGGCCAGGATTTAGGCAGCAATGGTTTTGTGCCTGTGACCAAGCCGAATGTGTTGCTGGTGGCAGGCCCTGATGTCAATTCCACTGAGGCCGGCGAAGTTTGGTTTAATCTGGAAAAACTGGCGGGGGTATCACCAAGTTTGATCGAACCTCAGCGTTTAGGTCGGGTCGATTTGTCCCGCTACACTCACATTATTTTGCCGGATGGCAGTTACAACAGCTTGCAACAAAAAGAGCAGCAACAGCTGAATGACTGGGTGAAAAAAGGCGGTGTGTTGTGGGGCCATAAAGGTGGTGCAGCATTTTTGGTGCGCTCCGGTTTGCTGAAAGCCAAAGCCTGGAACTCTGCAGACATGAGCATGCTGATTGCCGATCAAGGTTTAAGTTACGCCGATAAAGAAAGTCTGGCAGGTCAGCGCCGTATTGCCGGAGCTATTTATCAGACTCAACTGGATTTAAGTCATCCTTTAACTTTTGGTCTGTCGACTAAAAATCTGCCAGTTTTTAAAAATGGCACCTTCTTATTGGCGCCTAGTGAAGAGCCTTTTATCAACGTGGCTTTGTACACAGATAAACCTCAACTGGCGGGTTATACAGCTCCTGAATACGTCAGTCGTATCGCTGAAGGCGCGGCCTTAGTGGCACATAATCATGGCGAAGGCCGTGTGATTGGCATGACAGATAACCCTGTGTTCCGCGGCTATTTTGTTGGCTCCAGCCGCTTACTGATCAATGCGCTGTATTTTGGCAAAATGTTTAGCGCCGAATCCTCTGATGGCGAAGGCGAAGAAGCCAACGAAGACGAAGCACACTAAAATGCCCTGGTGATGGCCAGAGTCCAGACGCTAACGGTCTGGACTCCTTTGGCTTTCAGCAAAGAGCTTAGATAATCCAGAGTGGCCCCTGTGGTGATCACGTCGTCCACCAAAGTCACATGAGCAGGTAGGGGGCGTTCCTGTAGTTGAATTTTTCCTTTCAAATTCGCCAGCCGTTCTTTGCGGTTCAGTCCAACCTGATGGGGCACTAAATCCGGGCTTTGAAACAAACTGACACAAGGTTTTTGCCAGGCTTTGGCTAGCTGAAGTGCCAGTAGCTTTGCCTGATTAAAGCCTCTTTCCTGCAACCTTTTGTTGGATACAGGTGTATAGCTGATGCAGTCCGGCAATGGCCCGCCTTGTTGTTGATAAAGCGCAGCGCGCTGATACAGCAGCTGGCATAACAATTCTCCTGCAGCGTGATGGTGCTGGAATTTCCACTGGCTGATCCAATGCCGGTAAGGTTGTCTGTACCAACTTAAACTGTAAAGACTGTCAAATTTGGTGCGGGTTAAGCCTTGAGCTACTTGTGGCAACAGCAACGCATTGTGTTCAACCCAGCTTAAATCCAGGCTGGGTAAATGCGCCTGGCAAAAATCACAAAGCTGGGCCTGCGGCTGCTGCACCTGCATCTGACACCAGAGGCAGCAGTTCGGCGCCAGTTTATGCACCAGTTGCTGCAACAAAGTCGCTTGCATCTGCATCCCTGCTTTGATAAAAGGCCAGACATAACAACAAGTATGGTCGAGCGGATGAGCGAACAAATAAAATTTAGCCAAAACCCAGTGGTGTTATTGCATGGCTGGGGTTTAAACCATCAGGTCTGGTCACAGCTGGTGCAGGCATTGCCGGCAGAGTTAGCTATTCATACGCCTGATTTGCCTGGCTTTGGTTTATCTCCTTGTCCGGTTTCTTATGATATAGATAACGTTTTGGCCCAACTGGCTGAACAAATTCCGGATCAAAGCACAGTGATAGGTTGGTCTTTAGGGGGTTTATTAGCCATAGCCTTAGCCAGCCGTTATCCCGATAAAGTGAAAAAACTGGGTTTAATTGCCAGTTCACCCTGTTTTATGGCCAAAGAGAACTGGCCTGGTATGGAAAGCAGAGTAATGCAGCAATTCGCTGGGCAATTGCAGCAGGATTTGGCTTTAACAGTGGAGCGTTTTCTGGCGATTCAGGCGATGGGC of Rheinheimera sp. MM224 contains these proteins:
- a CDS encoding M14 family zinc carboxypeptidase → MYKITTIISALVLGFSSQFSMAAPQSPEQFFGYPVGEWHLRHDQIQMYFQQLAAGSDKAQLEIIGHSHEQKPLLQLIISSPDNLKKLEQIRLQHLTQLSTGTELADDLPLIVWLGYGVHGNESSGPNASVQVAHHLLTSTDAEVQNWLKNTIILIQPSLNPDGLERFATWANMHKGQSPVADPQSREHIEPWPNGRPNHYWFDLNRDWLPLEHPESRARIAQFYKWRPAVLGDFHEMGPNSTFFFQPGIPTRTYPLTPTANQQLTAKIADYHAAALDKKGRLYYTEESFDDFYVGKGSTYPDVNASVGILFEQASSRGHLQDSINGPLPFSKTVENQYIASLSTLRGSVAQKNALQSYQKAFVLESERLAADDATQGYVVAEAADKTRLEALLALLKQHQIKAYPINERWQHKGQTYQKGQAYYIPLQQPQYLLLKAAFSTQTNFQDNTFYDVSAWTLPYAFNIEFSTVGRKPSGVAEEQWSPQPESVLMPSAGAYAYAFDWADQKAPLLTQALLEQGVVLRAASKPFFAKTADGEQAFSAGAIVIAAGLQQHNNWFERLGKAQQQAGLAITALTSGLTAKGQDLGSNGFVPVTKPNVLLVAGPDVNSTEAGEVWFNLEKLAGVSPSLIEPQRLGRVDLSRYTHIILPDGSYNSLQQKEQQQLNDWVKKGGVLWGHKGGAAFLVRSGLLKAKAWNSADMSMLIADQGLSYADKESLAGQRRIAGAIYQTQLDLSHPLTFGLSTKNLPVFKNGTFLLAPSEEPFINVALYTDKPQLAGYTAPEYVSRIAEGAALVAHNHGEGRVIGMTDNPVFRGYFVGSSRLLINALYFGKMFSAESSDGEGEEANEDEAH
- the bioH gene encoding pimeloyl-ACP methyl ester esterase BioH, with the translated sequence MSEQIKFSQNPVVLLHGWGLNHQVWSQLVQALPAELAIHTPDLPGFGLSPCPVSYDIDNVLAQLAEQIPDQSTVIGWSLGGLLAIALASRYPDKVKKLGLIASSPCFMAKENWPGMESRVMQQFAGQLQQDLALTVERFLAIQAMGSSTARQDIKLLKQAVLSLALPSATALQGGLELLATLDLRQEFASLRQPVFAILGRLDSLVPVAIAPLLQKLRPNLHVEILQKASHAPFISHQHEFISLLLPHISA
- a CDS encoding ComF family protein, giving the protein MQATLLQQLVHKLAPNCCLWCQMQVQQPQAQLCDFCQAHLPSLDLSWVEHNALLLPQVAQGLTRTKFDSLYSLSWYRQPYRHWISQWKFQHHHAAGELLCQLLYQRAALYQQQGGPLPDCISYTPVSNKRLQERGFNQAKLLALQLAKAWQKPCVSLFQSPDLVPHQVGLNRKERLANLKGKIQLQERPLPAHVTLVDDVITTGATLDYLSSLLKAKGVQTVSVWTLAITRAF